CAGTAAATAACTTCTTGAACAGCGCAATTAGTAGTTAGCTAATTTAAACAGACACAAGCATAGAAAACATAAAGAAAAACTCATCCATAAGGTTTGTGAATTTTAAATGAGTAAATTTTAAAGTCCACGCTACTTTACTACTTATTGGGAACAATACCAGTATATTTTCGACAAGAGATCGCAGTGTAATATCTGTCTTCAGGTATTGCTGTATATTAGCTTCCCAATAATTCAGTACTTCTATAGTCTATTGATTGTGATTGTCCCTGTTGATTGTTGCTCAATCTTGGCCGATCAACAATTCAGGCATTTATATGGTTATATAACTAGTTGAGAGGGGATTTAGGCATGAAATGGATCGAGCAATCTCTAAGAATAGTAGCCTTTTCCATACCAATGTTTTTGGAACTTGCTACTATTCCTAGTCTAGCAATACAAGCACAAGCCCAGGTTGACCCTGTATCGCTCAGTCAACAGCAAAAACAGCCTTGGCTAATCTCTCAGGTTTTTAAGCCACCTAAGCGGGGATTACCACCAGAAAGCGCTGGCGGTGCTACTCGTCAATTTACACCTCCACAACGAGGATTACCACCTGCAAGTGCTGGTGGTGCAACCCGTGGCTCTTCTTCTTGCGTCCAAAAAAATCAGTTATTAACTCCCTTAATACCAAAAGAGAATATAGGATTAACCTTTTCAGAACGTCCAACCTTTTTCTGGCACGTACCACAATCTACAGTCAAAACAGCCCAGTTTGTAATTTTGGCTGATGGAAATCAAAATGATGCAGATGATGATGTAGTTTACGAAACAACTGTCACCCTGCCAACTAAACCAGGAATCATGAAGTTGACTCTTCCTGCTAGCGCGTCTCCGCTAAAAGTTGGTAAGCGCTACCATTGGTACATGACATTGGTTTGTGATGAACAAAATCCCAGCAGAAATCCTAACTTAGAAGGGTGGGTAGAACGCACACAACCAGAACCAACATTATCAAAAGCGATAGAACAAGCCGACTTGCGCAAACGTCCAGCCCTGTATGCAGATGCTGGAATTTGGCATGAAGCACTGGCCAGTTTGGTGGAGTTACGTTGTGCTGAACCAAATAATTTGAAGGTTAGAGCTGATTGGAGAAGATTCTTTCAATCAGTTGATTTGAGTCAGGTTGCATCAGACCAAATACTTGACTGTTGCCCAAACAAGCAATAATCGCTAATACAGTGCTAACTTATGAATGTTGTAGACGCTGCTGCCATTGTCAAGTGGTGTCAGCGCTTTTTACGTAGACAGGTTCTCGTTCTCTTCCCTGCGTATAAGCAAGCTAGGCGTAGTGTCTGTTTAGCAGAAGGGGGTTCCGCAGGGTAGCGAGTTGTTGCTAGACATGACACTTCAGGCTATTAGCCTTAGTAGAAAGCCAGCGCTATGGAAGGGTTAGCCTAACCTAAGCAGCTGGCATTTATAATTTATGTGTCGCTCCAATTATGACTGTCAATGAAACGACCCCATGCAGAGATTTATAGTATTAGCCTCAAGGGTATGTAATAAGCTTTGCAAAGAAAGAAGAACGAAAATATAATAATTGCTGACTATTGGTTTCTTTTGATGCAAAATAGTGTTCAAAAGTTTCATAAGTACTGACTTCTCAAGCAGACAGAGAAGCCACTGCGTTGCAGAGGTTTCCTCTGTTGTAGCAAGTGGCGTGATAGAAAGTGAGATATTGACGGGTGAGTAGGGGATTTTTCCCATTAGCAATTACATCAATTAATACAACATCATAAAAATTACAAAATCAGTTTAAAAGCTCTTATTTTCCTTCAAACTAATTCAAGGGAAACTTAGCAAGTGATTTATTCACTTTTGATTAGGAAACTAAATACTCAGAACTCAGGACTTATATAGTATGCACGCAAAGCTGAAACAGCTAATATGGCAATGGCGTGGAGTTTTGCTAGCAGTTCCCAATGTCACAGCCGTTGTGATTGCACTGCGATGTATGGGATTGCTCGAATTATTTGAGTTGACTACACTAGATCAGTTTTTTCTTTTACGTCAACAACAGCCTGTTGATGAGCGCATTGTTATAGTTGAGATTAATGAACCAGACATCACCAAATTGAGGCAGTGGCCGATCAATGATGAAATACTTGCTAATGTCTTAAATCGCGTAAAGCAGCAAAAACCGATAGCAATAGGTCTTGATATTTATCGAGACTTACCTTTAGATCCTGGTCATCAAAAATTAGTAAAAGTATTTGAGACTACACCTAACTTAATTGGGGTACAAAAGGTATCTGAAAGTTCTAATAGTTTTTCTGTTGGTTCGCCTCCAGAACTCAGGAAAAGAAATCAAGTTGGAGCGAATGACTTTCCCTTAGATAAAGATGGCAAAATCCGTCGAGCTTTGCTGTATGCAGGTTTGAAAGATGGTAGCAATCTTGAAAGCTTTGGGCTGAAATTAGCATTATTGTATTTGCAACCTCAAGGAATTACTGAAAAACCCGCAGCAAATAATCCCAACTATTTGCAGTTAGGTAAAGGAATTTTTCCTACTTTTGAAACTAATGATGGTGGTTACTTTAGAGCAAATGCTGGTAGTTACCAAATCCTATTAAACTACCGGGGAACAATTAATCGTTTCCCAGTAGTATCTATCAATGATGTGTTAGAGAATCGGATATCACCAAACTTAATGCAAGGAAAAATTGTATTAATTGGTGCTACCGCTGAAAGTTTAAACGATCTTTTTTGGACACCATATAGCAGTAGGATAGTTGGTGCGCCGGAACGCATGGCTGGTGTCGCAATTCATGCTAATTTAATTAGTCAAATTTTGAGTTCGGCTTTGGAAGGTCGTCCACAAATCAAAACTTTATCGGAACCGATAGAGTGGTTGTGGATTTTAGTTTGGTCAATCGTCGGTGGGACTTTGTGTTGGCAACATCGACATAGTACGGCTGAAAATAAGAAATGGCGCTTACTAGCTAATACTAGTAGCAGTATTCTATTAGCAACTACTTGTTTGGTAGGTGGGAGTTTCTTAGCATTTGTTTTTGCTTGGTGGATTCCTGTGATCCCACCACTGTTAGCTTTAACTGGATCTGCGATCGCTGTCACCCAATATATCGCTCGTAGTGCTTCCGAAATGCGCCGCACCTTTGGTCGCTACTTAACAAATGAAGTCGTCGCCAATTTACTAGAAACTCCTTCTGGGCTGAAATTAGGGGGAGAACGGAAAAAAGTCACAGTTTTGATGTCCGATCTAAGAGGATTTTCCGCTGTATCAGAGCGATTAGCACCAGAACAAGTAGTGGCGATTCTCAATGTTTATTTGGGAGCGATGGCGGATGTAATTAACCAGTACAACGGTACAATTAATGAGTTTATTGGTGATGGCATCTTTGTGATGTTTGGTGCGCCTGTAAGTCGCGAAGATGATTCTCGCAGAGCGATCGCCTGCGCTATTGCGATGCAATTGGCAATGAAGCCTGTAAACGAACATAATCAGCAGATGGATTTACCCATTCTGGAAATGGGAATAGGCATTCATACAGGTGAAGTTGTTGCCGGAAATGTCGGTTCGCAAAAACGTGCTAAATATTCGGTTGTAGGTAGCCATGTCAATCTCACTTCCCGAATTGAATCTTACACGGTGGGCGGTCAAATTCTGATTTCTGAGGAAACCCTAAAAGATGCCGACATTGAGATGAGAATTGATGGGCAATTACAGGTACAACCTAAAGGAATTAAAGCTCCTATTACCATCTACGAAATTGGCGGCATTGGTGGTAAGTATAATCTTTACTTGCCTCAATCTGACGATAATTTTGTACATTTGAATGAAGAAATTGCAGTTGAATACACTATTTTGGAAGGTAAACATGCTGTAGGAACTATATTTCATGGTCAGCTTGTTTGCTTATCAGAAAATGCGGCAAAATTGCGCTCGGAAAATTCACTAGAAGCTTTAACTAATATCAAATTCAAGTTATTGAATTTACCAGAACTCGATCCTGAAGATGGCGATATCTATGCCAAGGTGTTAAAAAAATCTCAGGATGATGGACATTGTTTTCTCATTCGTTTCACAGCCGTTCCACCAAAGGCGACTGTAATATTTGAGAAACTACGTCAGATGGCGTCTAACACATAGAAATTTGATTTTCAAAAATAGCCAAAATCTGTAATATTACAGTTATATAGATGCACTAGCATTACAAGCTAGCAAACGCGCCCGCGCTCGTAGTCTTTTAGATATGCTCACCGAGGCTAATGCAGATATTCGTCAAGGTGTAGACTCCTTACGCGCCAAGAAGCCGAAACCATTCTGTCTTTAGTGCATACAAAAGAGCGCAAGCAAGCCTTTGACTTTGCTGCTAATCGTGTTGCGGCTACCAATCCGGATTAAGGATTAATCTGCTTGACAAGAGGCTATATGTATGCGGGTAGCCCTAGAGTATTAGTGAGTTTGTGGAGTGTGGATGACCAAGCCACCTCAGAACTGATGAAGAAGTTTTATAGCTTTATGTTGCAAGATGGCTTGAAACCTGGTGCGGCACTACGAGCCGCACAAACTCAGATGTGGCGCGATTCCAATTATAAAGCGCCCTATTTCTGGGCAGCTTTCACTCTCCAAGGTGAATGGAAGTGAGGTTGTCTATCTAGAATTGTAGAAGCTTTATAATTAGCTACTTGCAAAAATCAATTTTCTTAAAAAAAGCACAGATAACTCACGATAAACACTGATAAATATTATGTGTATCTGTGCTTCCGAATCATCAACTTAGGATTTTTGCAAAATGTATAGTAAACGGAATTTTTTACTCAAAAATACAGTCATAACTCAAAAAAGGGAGCGCAGCTTGATGTCAAGGCGAATGCTATCAGTTTTTAGCCATCGTGTTCTTATTCTGTTTGTCAATATGATTTTTTTGTCATCTTTTGGGATGACATTTAGGGCAATAGCCCAACAGCCAACAACTACTCCGCAAAATCTCAGCCCGGCTCAACAAAGAGCATACTCACAGGCAAAGCAACTTTTACAAGCAGCAGACAAACTTTTACGGCAAGGAACAGCCACATCTCGACAACAGGCTCTTGCTAAATACTCAGAAGCATTGAAAATTTGGCAAGAAATCGGCGATCGCGCGAATGAAGCTGGTACTTTATTAGGTATTGGGACTATCTATTATCTCCAGAACGAGAACCAAAAGGCACTGGAATATTACGATCGGGCATTAGTCATTAGACGCGAACTCAAAGATAGTTTTGGGGAAGCGATAATGCTGCAATCAATCGCCGGAGCATATTCTAATTTAGGAGACAAGCCAAAAGCTATAGAATTTTACAATCAAGCATTATCAATATTTCAAGCTCAGAAACAATCTAATTTGGCAGCTTTGACTTTAGTTAGCATTGGTAGAGTTTATTTGAGTTTGGGTGAAACTAAAAAGGCACTTGATTACTACAATCAAGCTTTAGAGCTTCAACGTGCCATTGGCGATGCGGCTGGACAGGTAGACACTCTCCAAGCAATGGGCAAGGTATATGCCCAATTTGGTGAAGCACAAAAGGCTGTAGCAGCTTTAAATCAAGCATTAGAGATTCAACGTACAAGGAAAGATATAGCTGGGCAAGCTGATACGCTCACGATAATAGCCACCCTTTATAGCTCATTGGGTGAGAATCAGAAGGCAAGGGAAGCATTAACCCAAGTGCTGGAATTGCAAAAACGATCGCCACAAATCGATCCTAGCAGCCAAGCCGTAACTTATATGGGTATAGGTGCTACCTACGCGGCTGTGAATGATTATCAAAAGGCTCTAAACTACTATAACCAAGCGCGATCGCTCTTACAAAAGGCGGGGAACTCTTATGCAGAAGCCGAATTATTGTCACAACTCAGCTTTGTCTACGACCAACTGGGACAACAGCAAAAAGCCCTCGAAGTTTTGAACCAAGCACTTGCACTCCAGCGTGCTAAACAGGATCGCTCTAGAGAAGCCTTTACGCTTAATAATATTGCCGATATTTACTCATCATTTGGCGATTATCAACAAGCCCTCGACTTTTACAACCAAGCTTTAACTCTCCAGCGCCAGCTCAAGGATCTGCCAGGGGAAGCAAATACACTGACTTATATTGCTAAACTCTATCAATTCTTAGGCAATTATCAGCTAAGTATCGATACTTATAATCAAGCCTTGGCTCAATTCCGATCTGTAGGCGATCGCAGTAAAGTTGCTCAAACCCTTGATAAAATTGGCAGTGTTTACCGATCGGCAGAAGATTACCAAAAAGCCTTAGACTACTACAACCAGGCTCTGCAACTTTGGCGCGAACAAGGAGGGTTATTTCAAGAATTTGCTACTCTCTCAGGCATCATTAGGGTTTATGAGTCATTGAAAGATTATCCTCAGGCACTGAATGCTGGGAAGCAAGCACTTTCATTATCTCGCAAACAACAAAGTAGCTTTACTGAGGCTTCTGCCCTAGCTTTATTAGGCAGAGTTTACTTAGCTTCAGGCGATTACCGACAAGCGCTAGACTTCTTTGAGCAAGCAGCCTCGAAATTTCAACAGCTAGGCGTCCCTAGCGCCGAAGCTAATGTCTTGGGCAATATTGGCAAAGTTTACGAGTCGTTAAAACAGCCCCAGCAGGCAATTGCCATTTACGATCGGGAACTAAAACTGCGGCAAAATTTGGGCGATCGCACCGGGGAAGCTGAAACACGGTATAGCATGGCAGTAAGCGAACGCGATCGCAATAATCTAGAGGCTGCTCGCAATCAAATTGAATCAACAATTAAAATCGTTGAAGATATCCGCACCAGAGTTACCAGCCAAGACTTGCGGACTTCCTACTTTGCCTCAGTTCAAAAATATTACGAGTTCTACATCGATCTATTAATGCGGCTGCATAAACAGCAACCATCTAAAGGCTACGATGCGCTAGCACTACAAGCTAGCGAACGCGCCCGCGCCCGCAGTCTTTTAGATATGCTCACCGAAGCCAATGCAGATATTCGTCAAGGTGTAGACCCCAACCTACTCGCAGCCGAACGCAGCTTGCAGCAACAACTTGATGCGCTAGAAAAACGCCGACTCAAATTACTAAGTGGAAACGATACTCAAAGCCTGGTACAAAAGCTAGAACAGGAAACTGAAGCCAACCTGGAACAGTATCGGCAACTGCAAGCAAAAATTAGAGCTACAAGCCCCCGTTACGCCGCCTTAACCCAGCCACAACCGCTTTCACTCAAACAAATTCAGTCCTCAGTACTCGATGACAACACCTTACTACTAGAGTACTCACTGGGAGAAGAACGCAGCTACCTCTGGGCTGTCACTAAAAACAGCATCAGCAGTTACGAACTACCCAAACGTGCGGAAATTGAAGCCGCAGTGCAACAGTTCCGCAAAATCTTAGTCTCACCAATTCCCGCAGCAAAACCAGATCGAGCCGCCAACGAGCTAACTAAATTACTACTGGCACCAGTTGCCCAACAATTAGGACAAAAACGCTTAGTTGTCGTGGCTGATGGGGCTTTGCAGTACGTACCCTTTGCTGCCTTAAACACAACTGGCCAAAAAGATAATCGCTATGAGCCATTAGCTATCAACCACGAAATTATCACTTTGCCCTCAGCCTCAACAGTCGCCGTACTCAGACAAGAAATTACTGGACGCAAAACTGCACCGAAAACACTAGCGGTAATTGCCGATCCCATCTTTTCACCCAACGATGAGCGCATCAAGGGTCGAGTAGCCAACCCTCAAAATGACACCTCAAAAAATCAGAACTTGGATTTGCAACAACTAGACCGATCTGCCAGAGATGCAAATATCAACTTTGAGCGTTTGCCATTTACTCGTCAAGAAGCCGAAACAATTCTGTCTTTAGTACCTGCAAAAGAGCGCAAGCAAGCCTTTGATTTTGCTGCTAATCGTGCTGTCGTCACGAATGCTGACCTAAGCCAGTATCAGATAGTACATTTTGCTACTCATGGTATCCTGAATAGTCGTCATCCAGAGTTATCGGGTGTGGTGCTGTCACTATTTGATGAAACTGGTAAACCCCAAAATGGCTTTTTGCGCTTGCGTGATGTTTTTAACCTCAAACTGCCAGCCGAACTAATTGTACTGAGTGCCTGTGAGACTGGTTTGGGTGAAGAAGTCAAAGGCGAAGGATTAATTGGCTTGACAAGAGGGTTTATGTATGCAGGTAGCCCTAGAGTCTTGGTGAGTTTGTGGAGTGTGGATGACCAAGCTACCTCAGAACTGATGAAGAAGTTTTATAGCTTCATGTTGCAAGATGGCTTGAAACCTGCTGCGGCACTACGAGCTGCACAAACTCAGATGTGGCGCGATTCCAATTATAAAGCGCCCTATTTCTGGGCAGCTTTCACTCTCCAAGGTGAGTGGAAGTAAGCTGATGCAAGAGTCAAAGCTCATCTTGGACTCTTGACAACTAAGCGCGAACTATACATGAAATTGAGAGCGATCGCTAATTACTAAAAACTAAAGGTCGTTCTCAATCCACCAATAACAATATCTTTGTTATCTGCATCCTGGTTGGGTGCTGTAATCCAGGTGAGAGAGGGCGTAATCGAAATCTTATCGGAGACTCGATGTGCATAGTAAGCTTCGATATGCAGCGATGTATCACTTTTAAATGCTGCATAAGGAACATTGCTTCTCACATTAGTAAGGGTAGGCTCCATACCGACAATTAACCCCCCATGATTGCCTTTTTTAAATAGATCGGGAAAGGCTGCTTGAATCGAGTAAGTCCAAATATCAGCATCTCCTGTACCCAGCAGTCTGGCTTTGATCAGGTTAGCCCAACCGCCAAGAGCAAATTTAGGGCTAAGAGCGAAGTAACCGCCAAGAGAATAAGCATTAGTAGTCACAGCCGATGCGCGATCGAACAATACACCAGCATCATCAAAGCGGTTTGCTAAGGCTGTACCGACAAAGCCATTCCCTCTAAAACCTTGACCGTTATTGAAGCCAAAGTTACCAGCACCAAAGTAACCATGCTGGTAAACAAATTGTAAAAATAATCCAGGGTTGGGATTGTAGTTAATTTGGGCAGCAGCTACATATTCTCCTTTAAACAAACCTCCAAAAGTTGAGTTATCACCAAATGTTGCTAAGTAGCTCAAATTTAATACTGTCGAATCTAAAACTTTATAGCTCAGTGAAATTCCTGAACCACCCCCAATGAGGAAAATTGGTGGTGCTTCGGCAAATGTCCCCACAGGGCCAACACCACTTATATAGTAAGGAG
The genomic region above belongs to Calothrix sp. NIES-2098 and contains:
- a CDS encoding adenylate/guanylate cyclase with Chase sensor — translated: MHAKLKQLIWQWRGVLLAVPNVTAVVIALRCMGLLELFELTTLDQFFLLRQQQPVDERIVIVEINEPDITKLRQWPINDEILANVLNRVKQQKPIAIGLDIYRDLPLDPGHQKLVKVFETTPNLIGVQKVSESSNSFSVGSPPELRKRNQVGANDFPLDKDGKIRRALLYAGLKDGSNLESFGLKLALLYLQPQGITEKPAANNPNYLQLGKGIFPTFETNDGGYFRANAGSYQILLNYRGTINRFPVVSINDVLENRISPNLMQGKIVLIGATAESLNDLFWTPYSSRIVGAPERMAGVAIHANLISQILSSALEGRPQIKTLSEPIEWLWILVWSIVGGTLCWQHRHSTAENKKWRLLANTSSSILLATTCLVGGSFLAFVFAWWIPVIPPLLALTGSAIAVTQYIARSASEMRRTFGRYLTNEVVANLLETPSGLKLGGERKKVTVLMSDLRGFSAVSERLAPEQVVAILNVYLGAMADVINQYNGTINEFIGDGIFVMFGAPVSREDDSRRAIACAIAMQLAMKPVNEHNQQMDLPILEMGIGIHTGEVVAGNVGSQKRAKYSVVGSHVNLTSRIESYTVGGQILISEETLKDADIEMRIDGQLQVQPKGIKAPITIYEIGGIGGKYNLYLPQSDDNFVHLNEEIAVEYTILEGKHAVGTIFHGQLVCLSENAAKLRSENSLEALTNIKFKLLNLPELDPEDGDIYAKVLKKSQDDGHCFLIRFTAVPPKATVIFEKLRQMASNT
- a CDS encoding TPR domain protein, with amino-acid sequence MYSKRNFLLKNTVITQKRERSLMSRRMLSVFSHRVLILFVNMIFLSSFGMTFRAIAQQPTTTPQNLSPAQQRAYSQAKQLLQAADKLLRQGTATSRQQALAKYSEALKIWQEIGDRANEAGTLLGIGTIYYLQNENQKALEYYDRALVIRRELKDSFGEAIMLQSIAGAYSNLGDKPKAIEFYNQALSIFQAQKQSNLAALTLVSIGRVYLSLGETKKALDYYNQALELQRAIGDAAGQVDTLQAMGKVYAQFGEAQKAVAALNQALEIQRTRKDIAGQADTLTIIATLYSSLGENQKAREALTQVLELQKRSPQIDPSSQAVTYMGIGATYAAVNDYQKALNYYNQARSLLQKAGNSYAEAELLSQLSFVYDQLGQQQKALEVLNQALALQRAKQDRSREAFTLNNIADIYSSFGDYQQALDFYNQALTLQRQLKDLPGEANTLTYIAKLYQFLGNYQLSIDTYNQALAQFRSVGDRSKVAQTLDKIGSVYRSAEDYQKALDYYNQALQLWREQGGLFQEFATLSGIIRVYESLKDYPQALNAGKQALSLSRKQQSSFTEASALALLGRVYLASGDYRQALDFFEQAASKFQQLGVPSAEANVLGNIGKVYESLKQPQQAIAIYDRELKLRQNLGDRTGEAETRYSMAVSERDRNNLEAARNQIESTIKIVEDIRTRVTSQDLRTSYFASVQKYYEFYIDLLMRLHKQQPSKGYDALALQASERARARSLLDMLTEANADIRQGVDPNLLAAERSLQQQLDALEKRRLKLLSGNDTQSLVQKLEQETEANLEQYRQLQAKIRATSPRYAALTQPQPLSLKQIQSSVLDDNTLLLEYSLGEERSYLWAVTKNSISSYELPKRAEIEAAVQQFRKILVSPIPAAKPDRAANELTKLLLAPVAQQLGQKRLVVVADGALQYVPFAALNTTGQKDNRYEPLAINHEIITLPSASTVAVLRQEITGRKTAPKTLAVIADPIFSPNDERIKGRVANPQNDTSKNQNLDLQQLDRSARDANINFERLPFTRQEAETILSLVPAKERKQAFDFAANRAVVTNADLSQYQIVHFATHGILNSRHPELSGVVLSLFDETGKPQNGFLRLRDVFNLKLPAELIVLSACETGLGEEVKGEGLIGLTRGFMYAGSPRVLVSLWSVDDQATSELMKKFYSFMLQDGLKPAAALRAAQTQMWRDSNYKAPYFWAAFTLQGEWK